In a genomic window of Henningerozyma blattae CBS 6284 chromosome 9, complete genome:
- the TBLA0I03210 gene encoding glycogen/starch/alpha-glucan phosphorylase (similar to Saccharomyces cerevisiae GPH1 (YPR160W); ancestral locus Anc_3.510), protein MAPQGTSTTNDMIAGDLTDPAHLPRLTRRLTGFLPQEIKAIDSTIPLQSRNLWHKHQVTKFENAEEFETRFINHVETTLARSLYNCDDFAAYEATSSSLKDNLVIDWNKTQQRLTTKDPKRVYYMSLEFLMGKALDNALINMKISFIPKNNGKNGDSIKARQMIKNSLQDLGFNLEDLLNQEPDAALGNGGLGRLAACFMDSMSTKDIPVWGYGLRYKYGIFAQKIIDGYQIETPDYWLTKGNPWEIARNEIQVPVTFYGYVDRKDGDTSTLNPSQWVGGERVLAVPFDFPVPGFNTTTVNNLRLWEARPTTEFDFAKFNSGDYRNSVKEQQRAEAITACLYPNDNFLQGKELRLKQQYFWCAATLHDIVRRFKKTQRPWSEFPDQVAIQLNDTHPTLAVVELQRILIDLEKIEWHEAWKIVNGTFSYTNHTVMQEALEKWPISLFGRMLPRHLEIIYDINWFFLNQVEKKFPKDVDFLSRISLIEESSPERQIRMAYLAIVGSHKVNGVAELHSELIKTTIFADFVKFYGASKFINVTNGITPRRWLRQCNPELSDLISGTLNEDVKEEYLLDLPRLTKLQDFVDDENFQRKWNQVKLNNKKRLGNFIKQQNNGEHIINMDHLNDTLIDVQVKRIHEYKRQQMNILGVIHRYLSMKNMFKQGASFEEVEKVYPRKVSVFGGKSAPGYFMAKLIIKLINAVAEVVNRDSEIQDLLKVVFISNYNVSAAEIIIPASDISEHISTAGTEASGTSNMKFVMNGGLIIGTVDGANIEITREIGEENIFLFGNLSENVQELRYDHQFHKTNISDNLQMVLHELVIGTFSEENTSEFKPIWDSIVQHGDYYLVSDDFDSYLATQELVDKTFHSNRTEWIKKSIYSVANVGFFSSDRCIEEYAGTIWNVEPLTPE, encoded by the coding sequence ATGGCCCCACAAGGTACCAGTACAACAAATGACATGATAGCAGGGGATCTTACCGATCCTGCACATCTACCAAGATTGACTAGAAGATTGACGGGATTTTTGCCACAAGAGATAAAGGCGATTGACTCAACCATTCCTCTTCAATCTAGAAACTTGTGGCACAAACATCAAGTTACCAAATTTGAGAATGcagaagaatttgaaacaaGATTTATCAATCATGTTGAAACCACTTTAGCAAGGTCTTTATATAATTGTGACGATTTTGCTGCTTATGAAGCaacttcatcatcattgaAAGACAATTTAGTAATTGATTGGAACAAAACTCAGCAGAGACTGACGACAAAAGACCCCAAACGTGTTTATTATATGTctcttgaatttttaatggGTAAGGCTCTGGATAATGCcttaataaatatgaaaattaGTTTTATTCCAAAAAACAATGGGAAGAATGGAGATTCAATAAAAGCTAGGCAAatgattaaaaattctttacaaGATTTGGGATTTAATCTAGAGGACCTATTAAATCAAGAACCAGATGCTGCCTTGGGTAATGGTGGTTTAGGACGTTTGGCTGCTTGCTTTATGGATTCAATGTCTACAAAAGATATTCCTGTATGGGGCTATGGATTGCGCTATAAATATGGAATTTTTGCTcagaaaattattgatgGCTATCAAATTGAGACCCCTGACTATTGGTTGACTAAAGGAAACCCCTGGGAAATAGCACGTAATGAGATTCAAGTGCCTGTTACATTTTATGGCTATGTTGACAGAAAGGATGGCGATACTTCAACCCTCAATCCATCTCAGTGGGTTGGTGGTGAAAGAGTATTAGCAGTTCCTTTTGATTTTCCGGTACCAGGCTTTAATACAACCACAGTGAATAATCTCAGGTTATGGGAAGCTAGACCAACTACTGAGTTTGATTTTGCTAAGTTTAACTCCGGTGATTATAGAAATTCTGTCAAAGAGCAACAGCGTGCGGAAGCTATTACAGCTTGCTTATACCCAAACGATAATTTCCTCCAGGGTAAGGAATTAAGATTGAAACAGCAGTATTTTTGGTGCGCTGCAACTTTGCATGATATCGTCAGAAGATTTAAGAAGACTCAAAGACCATGGTCTGAATTTCCTGATCAGGTGGCAATTCAACTTAATGATACGCACCCAACTCTTGCAGTTGTTGAGTTACAGAGGATTCTAattgatttagaaaaaattgaatggCACGAGGCTTGGAAAATTGTCAACGGAACATTCTCTTACACAAATCATACAGTGATGCAGGAAGCACTTGAAAAATGGCCAATAAGTTTGTTTGGAAGAATGTTACCAAGACACTTGGAAATTATATACGATATTAATTGGTTCTTCTTAAACCAAGTTGAGAAAAAGTTCCCTAAGGACGTAGATTTTCTATCAagaatttctttaattgaaGAGAGTTCACCTGAAAGACAAATCAGAATGGCTTATTTAGCCATAGTCGGTTCACATAAGGTTAATGGTGTAGCAGAATTACATTCcgaattaattaaaactaCCATTTTTGCagattttgtaaaattctATGGAGCTTCGAAATTTATTAACGTTACAAATGGTATTACGCCTAGAAGGTGGTTAAGACAGTGTAATCCTGAATTATCTGATCTAATTTCAGGAACGCTAAATGAAGATgtaaaagaagaatatcTACTAGACTTACCCAGACTAACCAAGCTACAAGACTTTGTTGATGATGAGAACTTTCAGAGAAAATGGAACCAAgttaaattgaataataaaaagagatTAGGAAACTTCATAAAACAGCAAAATAATGGGGAacatattataaatatggATCATTTGAATGACACTCTTATTGATGTTCAAGTAAAAAGAATCCATGAATATAAAAGACaacaaatgaatattttggGTGTTATCCATAGGTATCtttcaatgaaaaatatgttCAAACAGGGAGCATCATTTGAAGAAGTTGAAAAAGTCTATCCAAGGAAAGTATCTGTATTTGGCGGGAAAAGTGCACCAGGCTATTTTATGgcaaaattaattattaaattaataaatgcTGTCGCTGAAGTTGTTAATCGTGATTCAGAAATTCAAGATCTACTGAAAGTGGTAttcatttcaaattataacGTATCTGCTGCTGAAATTATCATCCCTGCTAGTGATATCAGTGAACACATCTCTACTGCAGGTACAGAAGCTTCTGGGACttcaaatatgaaatttGTAATGAATGGTGGTTTAATCATAGGAACAGTTGATGGTGCTAATATCGAGATAACAAGAGAAATTGGTGAAGAgaatatattcttattcGGAAATCTAAGTGAAAATGTACAAGAATTAAGGTATGATCATCAATTTCATAAAACCAATATATCTGACAATCTACAGATGGTTTTACATGAACTAGTTATTGGAACATTCTCCGAAGAAAATACTAGTGAATTTAAGCCAATTTGGGATAGCATTGTTCAACATGGAGATTACTATTTGGTTAGCGATGATTTCGATTCTTATCTAGCTACCCAAGAACTTGTTGACAAAACTTTCCATTCAAATAGGACCGAATGGATCAAAAAATCGATTTATAGTGTTGCAAATGTCGGATTCTTTAGTAGTGACCGTTGCATTGAGGAATATGCTGGCACTATATGGAACGTTGAGCCATTAACGCCCGAATAA
- the KEX1 gene encoding serine-type carboxypeptidase (similar to Saccharomyces cerevisiae KEX1 (YGL203C); ancestral locus Anc_3.512) produces the protein MLFSYISNVMVVLSALSVFSNPLLADSLPDQNSFKVIPELIPGVSNIDDKSAIPIMHAGLMPLAGDHTDKEEYFFWKFQKSDFDSPSIVIWLNGGPGCSSMDGAVLELGPLRVGADNKVHLNQGSWFTRADLLFVDQPLGTGFSQGNFEDYDTNLDEVASNFLQFLESYFTVFPEDLEKDLLLAGESYAGQYIPYVAKAILDQNKIENSVTYNLEGIFIGNGWIDPDTQSLAYLPFALEKNLVSKDNPGFQDLLKTHENCQKAINSVNSNNFSHPECEIIINKLIEYTKNTSEETPENEVCLNVYDYSLRDSFPACGMSWPSEIVNAVSFFSTEGVMEALNLDSTKLQPWRECNLDVQNTLTNENSKPSIHLFPELIDSDVSVFLFNGDKDLICNDRGVLDSLKGIQWGNSKGFSKETEHYYLVIKDSISGEETPAGYVLYDSGLTFISIANASHMAPYDQPFVTRGILDIFYNDIDLIENPNNDTLIISDAFLLEKLEDDEEDEEHEKNNKNAEKEHDNEEDDRHHSDEEEDEEGEESDDDNDDDDDDENDKHKRTRYAFVSFFSIGLLGVIFWYIIRQARQNTIQSILRNRKTNLDEQNNKTVSWTDSNDATPDVIFEQDFDPKGSSTRTKNGYTGVPSTDLDESFEMRDF, from the coding sequence ATGCTGTTCTCTTATATTTCTAATGTGATGGTTGTATTATCAGCACTTTCTGTATTTTCTAACCCCTTACTTGCAGATTCATTGCCTGACCAAAACAGTTTTAAGGTTATACCAGAATTAATACCCGGTGTATCTAACATTGATGATAAATCAGCAATTCCTATTATGCATGCGGGGCTAATGCCATTAGCTGGAGATCACACTGATAAAGAggaatatttcttttggaaatttcaaaaatcaGACTTTGATAGTCCTTCTATAGTAATTTGGTTAAATGGTGGTCCAGGATGCTCATCAATGGATGGAGCTGTACTAGAATTAGGCCCCTTGAGAGTAGGAGCTGATAATAAAGTTCACTTAAATCAAGGTTCATGGTTTACAAGAgctgatttattatttgttgatCAACCTTTAGGAACTGGGTTTTCACAAGGCAATTTTGAAGATTATGATACTAACTTGGATGAAGTTGCTTCAAACTTTCTACAATTTCTGGAATCGTATTTCACAGTATTTCCTGAAGATCTGGAAAAAGATTTACTTCTTGCTGGTGAAAGTTATGCTGGGCAATATATCCCTTATGTTGCTAAGGCCATCTTggatcaaaataaaattgaaaattcagTTACTTACAATCTGGAGGGTATTTTTATTGGTAATGGATGGATTGATCCAGATACTCAATCGTTAGCATATTTACCCTTTgcattagaaaaaaatctaGTATCCAAAGATAACCCAGGCTTtcaagatttattaaaaaccCATGAAAATTGTCAAAAGGCAATCAACAGtgttaattcaaataatttttctcatCCTGAATGTGagattattataaataaacttATAGAATACACTAAAAATACGTCTGAAGAAACACCAGAAAATGAAGTATGCTTGAATGTTTATGATTATAGTTTAAGAGATTCATTCCCAGCCTGTGGTATGAGTTGGCCAAGTGAAATTGTAAATGCAGttagttttttttccaCCGAAGGTGTCATGGAAGCTTTGAATTTGGACTCTACCAAGTTACAGCCTTGGAGAGAATGTAATCTTGATGTTCAAAACACTTtaactaatgaaaattctaAACCATCTATCCATCTTTTCCCggaattaattgattctGATGTAtctgtatttttattcaacGGGGACAAAGATTTGATTTGTAATGATAGAGGTGTATTAGATTCCTTAAAAGGTATTCAATGGGGTAACTCTAAAGGCTTTAGTAAGGAAACAGAACATTATTACTTAGTGATTAAAGACTCAATATCAGGAGAAGAAACACCTGCTGGTTATGTTTTATATGATTCAGGTTTAACatttattagtattgcTAATGCATCTCATATGGCACCATATGATCAACCTTTTGTTACTAGAGGTATTctagatatattttataatgatatcgacttaattgaaaatccaaataatgatacattaataatttctgaTGCATTTTTGTTGGAAAAATTGGAAGATGATGAGGAAGATGAAGaacatgaaaaaaataataagaatgCGGAAAAAGAACATGACAACGAAGAAGATGATAGACATCACTCTGacgaagaagaagatgaagaggGGGAAGAATCGGATGATGacaatgatgatgatgatgatgatgaaaacGACAAACACAAAAGAACTAGATATGCGTTCGTATCATTTTTCTCTATTGGACTACTTGGGGTAATTTTCTGGTATATTATCCGCCAAGCTAGACAAAACACCATCCAATCCATCTtaagaaatagaaaaacTAACTTGGATGAACAAAATAACAAAACAGTCTCCTGGACTGATAGTAATGACGCAACTCCCGATGTTATCTTCGAACAAGATTTTGATCCCAAGGGGTCATCCACTAGGACTAAGAATGGTTATACAGGCGTTCCTTCTACTGATTTAGATGAGTCATTTGAAATGAGAGATTTCTAg
- the TBLA0I03230 gene encoding CDP-alcohol phosphatidyltransferase family protein (similar to Saccharomyces cerevisiae CHO1 (YER026C); ancestral locus Anc_3.513): MPIHENLEDQLCKSSDSMILSASTASNDILTTSMSNNYLNTSASNSNDLASSDLLELGISQLNTSQYYEVRKFINDERPFSLVRNLKLADYVTLLNAILGFFPIIYSIKFSVADEPRFIYVSYSCITIGLLCDFLDGRIARWNSQSSLVGQEMDSLADLISFAIAPSTIAFAVGFQTNVDMLCLSFFIACVLARLARFNVSVNYLPKDISGKSKYFEGLPAPTSVLLVLFMYFLTLRSKTMAFLPLGVAFDSYIFEFHPLVLVFVITGCGMVSKRLKIPKL, from the coding sequence ATGCCGATTCATGAAAATTTAGAAGACCAATTGTGTAAAAGTTCCGATAGTATGATACTAAGTGCTTCAACAGCTAGTAATGACATTTTAACGACTTCCATGAGTAACAACTATTTGAATACTTCAGCCAGTAATAGCAACGATTTGGCCTCGTCAGACCTATTGGAACTTGGAATCTCACAATTGAATACTTCACAATATTATGAAGTTCggaaatttattaatgatgaGAGGCCGTTCAGTTTAGTtcgaaatttaaaattggcCGATTATGTGACACTTCTTAATGCCATATTGGGTTTTTTTCCTATCATTTATAGTATCAAATTTTCAGTTGCTGATGAACCAAGATTTATCTATGTGTCATATTCCTGCATAACGATAGGGCTTTTATGTGATTTCTTGGATGGTAGAATCGCAAGATGGAATTCACAATCATCTCTAGTGGGTCAAGAGATGGATTCCTTGGCAGACTTAATTTCCTTTGCCATTGCGCCAAGTACAATTGCCTTTGCAGTAGGGTTTCAAACAAACGTCGATATGCTTtgtttatcttttttcatTGCTTGTGTATTAGCAAGATTAGCAAGATTCAATGTCTCCGTCAATTATTTGCCCAAGGATATCTCTGGTAAATCAAAATACTTCGAAGGATTACCAGCACCAACCTCGGTACTGTTAGTACTATTCATGTATTTTCTAACTTTACGTTCCAAGACGATGGCGTTCTTACCGCTCGGTGTAGCTTTCGATTCTTATATTTTCGAATTCCATCCTTTAGTCCTCGTCTTTGTAATCACAGGATGTGGTATGGTTTcgaaaagattaaaaattccaaaattaTAA